catataatataatatgaaaattggTCCCCAGAGAAAATCTAATGGTAAAATGTTGTTATATATAGATTACGTATGTTGTATGAGAAATCTGACTTAATAAGTTATGAATTTATTTACAAATTTGAATGTATATCAATTTGGTAAAAAGGAGTATTATTGGAGAGGTTGTCCGCAGGATTTGGACCGACTTTTGTTCGAtacgaaaaaaatatttttttttatttttatatttatttgcataattttataaaaaaatgttgtttttttttaaattaaattccttaaaaatgaataaaataattttaatgaaagtaCGAAAAGCAAGTTTTATAAGTGATCGGtgacattttaaaatgtttattgtATCATCCCAACCTTGTCACTACCGAGGATCCACTCTCTACCCCTCCCATCCTATGATGCTttgcttaaaatatttttgagataatatttttatacttatcgaatatgaagaaaataaaattaaaactcaacttaattttttttaagaaaaaacatttctcatcaaaaatattttccttaatagTGTATATAGTACTCCTCTTAAGGTTTTCATTAATTGAATTTCTTTACTTATTATTAAGCCtacaattaattaatagaagATTTCTTGCAGCTTTGGTTTTCATTGTAGGtcccaacaaaaaaacaataaCGAACTTCACAAGCATAAGGTGctataataatataacaaattCCAAGTGGCAAATGGCACTTCaatctctttatatatataactacatacctttttccttctttgtattaatttattatccaacaacaacaaaaaaaaaattaatactctCTATACTCTATACaaaattagttttaatataaaacCTCTCTATCCCTATATGGGTTTAAGAGATATTGGTGCAACACTTCCTCCTGGATTTAGATTCTATCCAAGTGATGAAGAATTAGTTTGCCATTATCTCTTCAAGAAAATTGCTAATGAAGATGTTCTTAAAGGTACTTTAATCGAAAtcgatcttcatacatgtgaaCCATGGCAACTTCCTGGTAATTTActcatttcttcatctttttcttcaTATCGAGGAATTACATTCGTTTAAGGGTGGAGCTACCTTGTTTTTGTCGaaaagttatatatatgtatatgtattatatgttgatgttgttgataCTTATATGAcatgagaaaatgaaaaaaataatttgagagaTAGAAATTAGATTATCATTACACAAAATAGTGTATAGTGTCATGATTAGATGAAAAAGTTACCAAAAAAGTGACTTTAACGGacgtttttcttgatttttttatggcACAAAAGAAAGATAATGCTAaactataatataatatgattatgaatttgaatttgaatttttttccctAAATATATCTTTAAGAATCTTTAGGACttctttgttattgttgttttctttGATGTTGTCTCCTCTATTGTGTACTATAGAGATAATAAAGTTTGAAAGAAAATGATGGTTGCTTTGTGgagtaaatttaaataaaattcaggTTTTAATGGATTCAATTCACAGaaatttagtttttaaataGGAGATTCTTTTAGAATATATAGCACTTGATTTTAGgctttaaatttgataaaactttgactaaaactctttttctctctcttgtgTAGTTCTTATATATTTTCCTTTGTCTAACTATCTTTTTAACTCAATCTGTtctgatactatgttaaagtaTGACTATCTCATCTAAAATCTTAAATCGTTATAAAGAACacactttttattatttaactgTATTCTCAACAGATCTCATCAATATTACAATGAAGCTTAACTTGCAAAACCATGAAACATTAAGTTACAAGAATTAAATCCTACTTCATTTGGTAAGGAGAGGTGGGTTGGGGGTctagagaaatatttttaagcTATGGATTTTGATATTTAACCTACAAAACTTTGAATGAAGGTTGTCTCTTCTTTATTAgaaatgaattttgatttttgaactTATAAACTTTCAATGGATATCATATCTCCTTCTTAAatttgtttctcaaatatgataGCTAGCAATTCAATTTAGAAATGAATAATGAACTATGAAAGAATTTTATGtaacattcttcttcttcttcttccatttttttcgaaaatgatttttccattataataattaaaacgCGTATCTTTATCGTAAGTTTGTTCAATATATGTCATGTGTATCAATATTATATACATGTCCATGTGACAATACATAAGACATACAATGATTTACGATGTACGTAAGTCAAGTGTATGTCCCATGATGAAATGAGTGGTGGTTTAGATAGTGCCAATGGAATAATTGTATTTCTTATATGTACATACATGACATTGACATATCATTATTTACAATTATTTCAAGTGTACGTGtgttcaatttatttttgaaaattccaTCCATGTTCATGAAGCCCAAGTTTCTAGTAGGATCAAAGTGAATTGTAGGGAGAACAAATTGAGTTTTAAAGATTGTGAAAACGTAAACAATCTAATTAACTACTATAGaggttgtatattttttttataaaaacaaaataaaattaccatgttttgaaaatgaaatattgTTACTACTAGTTATGGTAATTAGGGtcctattttaatatattcttgaaaTTATCCCCTTTTAAGTACTATATAGAGATTTGAAGGAgataagtttgaaaaaaaaaatgatgattgCTTTCTGGAGTAAATAACATCAATTTAGGTTTTAATGGATTTGGTTCACATGTAGATTCTGCGGaaatttagctttaaaaataggatattttttgtgatagagaagaaatttttttttaataacacgAGAAGAAATGCAACTGAATATAGTATAGTATTTATcgtatagtttttaaatttattgttcaTGCATATTAAGAGGTTCATGATAAATCAATTCACCTATTCCAAAAATCATTATTAAGCTTATGAAATACAATTGTGACGCACCATAATAATAGATTTCTTTCTAGAGAAGTTTCATGTAAGAAATGATAGGAGTATATGTTTACACCATTGTAGAGCGATAGTGACATTTCTTtgaaaattcaatttgaaatacataaataaatttcattattttcaaacaaattaTATTCTAAAATCTTAAACATAGAAGATTTTCTTTGTAGTCTTAAATTTTGAGCTCCGGTCATTAGAAGTCCGATTAAATTTGATTCGCAGGcttcaaatatgattttctcCATATCCAGAGCTCAAACTCGAGATTTCTGGTTAAGGATAAAGCATTCCCACCACTACACCACAACCGACTTTCATTTGACCACCTTACTTCCCATgatattatttcatcaaatatataTGTCATTCACTTTCTCTTGCACGTATAGTTAATTGATATATTCACATGAAACGacaaataagaaatataatctCAAGGACTCTGGATTTTGttaattaaagaaaacaaaacaagtgtatatataaattagaaagattaattaattttcttgctATATAATACTCCTAATTTTATTGGttaagattattattattattatttaggtGGGACATGACGAAGTTTATGTTGGATTGCCCAACCATATCTAAATAATTAGACTATTGTGAAGAAAAGGCTAAAATTCATTTTCCATTCTTTCATATGAACTTTCTCAAAAGGTTTATCTAAAGAGGAAACATGCCTAGAGAATCTATTGTGACTAATACCCAACTTTCTACGTCACTTTAGCTAATAACATTGTCTTACAAGCTAGTGATGATGGGGTCTAAGTAATAGtaagtaataaaaatatgtctttttaatccgtttaaatttttaaatacgaTAGTCACATACTTTATCTTGATATTAAAACAGACAAATACACAATAATTTCATATGGTTGGCCCAAAATCCTCTATCCTATAACAATATTATTTGAATGTACTTGCATGAACACGACTAATATCATCTTTAATTATGGTCTAAGTTGTCATATGTACCTCTGTCTTAATTTGGATCCATCATTTTTTCTCTATATTCATGACATCTTCCATTCTCTATCATATCatattagtaatataattaaCTATATTGTATCGTATATCGATCGTTAAATATTAAAAGCTCAATCGATTGACTACTCTGTTCTTTTTTTTGGGATAAATTAGAGGTGGCAAAGCTGAACTCAAGCGAATGGTACTTCTTCAGTTTTCGAGATCGAAAATACGCTACTGGTTTTCGTACAAATCGGGCCACAATTTCGGGTTATTGGAAAGCGACAGGCAAAGATCGGACGGTTGTAGATCCGAAAACTCGTTCGATCGTAGGGATGAGAAAAACTCTAGTTTTCTACATGAATAGAGCTCCTAATGGAATTAAAACTGGTTGGATCATGCATGAATTTCGCCTCGAAAATCCACATATACCCCCTAAGGtaattcttctttttatttcaatttatttatctagTTTAGTCTCGATACAGAACTATTATGAGCCAATAAAGTTTTTCCATCATTAGTAACAATTTTCACgtgatataaaagaaatttcataGAAACCACCTAgctaaaaaaaaggaaacataaaGTGATGGGCAAAAGAACGTCTACATATAAATGAATTCAAAAACCGTTTTCttacctagtatatatataaaatatctaaCGATCGACAtaactaaatttttttggtACGTTGTCTATGATGATTGAACAGGAAGATTGGGTGTTATGTCGAGTATTTTACAAAGCTAAAGTCgagaataataacaataacaacaacaataacacatTCAGTAACACGCAAAATATGTATGAGGTTGGTGTCAACACTTCTCCTAATATAGATCAATCTCATATTGCTTTGCCTTACGCCGCGATATCCCAAAGCCAGAAGTTGTTTGATTTATTGGAACCAAATAATAATCAAAGTAGCTATCTTCAATTAATGTCACAAGAAATGAAGGAACCTCAATCGAACGATGAAATGGTTGAGAATGATGAGTATGGGTTCTTGTTGGACATGAATTTCGAAGATCCAAATATACAAGATGGATCGAGGAGTGCATTCGAACATTGGGGCCATGtgatttgatgatgaaaaatatatatcttgGTTTTTATTTGAAGCGTTAatgattattgttattatttaaaagtaGGAAAAGAGaattagtttaaagaaaaagatttatGTGTATTGAGTTTGTGTAGATGATGTCTTAATTAATTAGTGTTTGCTTGTGGGGGTAAGATTCTTGAATGTTTGATGggatgattttttattttattttttattttcttcatcagtagatatacatatatatgtgtattataGATTGATCAGACATTAGCGTCTATCATtgataattattaatttgtatattactTTCACTTTGGTGTAAAATTGGTAATTCTTAATATTCTTCTTGTTCCTCTACCCCTAGCTGGAAGCAGCATATATAGTCATTTGACAattttagggataatgcacaagtacctcgaattataattggtcacgtgtcaaaaattgtttgaaaaatcaTCGTTAAAAGATAATGGCATGGATAAGCCTTTTCTTTAACggtaataacataaataaatcaaacttttaactaatgacataaataaactttttctgaaaattcaatgacatatttgagcctttttcctttaaaaaaaaagaaaaaagtcatTCCACATATATTCTGAAATATGGAGCTACATACAAGTGAAAGTCAAAGCTAAATATGGGCCTCGATATAACCCAATATATGGGCCTTTAGAAATTGGAATTATCATTCAGTTATCAGTCACAAAGtaaatttaagataaataacATAACTAAGCAAACATATACTTGTGAATAATTATTATAGCTAGGAAAAAATGGGGCTAGAGAATAATTATAGATTTAAttagtatttgatttttttttgaatatatttgttaataaaaaaaaattgagaaaaaatggaGAGGAAATTACAATCAATTCTACTAAggtttattattttgtataaatttttggTATCACATTTCtcttttatctatttttgtgatttaattatttatataaacttctttcaaaaaaattgaaaatacacataattattatttatttatttttttttaaaaaaaaattagctagGTTTTGCATCAAATTAATAATGGTGTGTCTTTTAGAGGCACTTTTATTACTACTAATTatagtttataaaaaataacCATTGACAATATGCAGCTTGTTCTTCACCAAATTCAATAGTTTTCAAATAGTTATTAATAATCGTAATCGTTGgtgatgaaaaaattattttcttaataatcgTAATCGTTGGTAATGaaaaaattgtgtttgtatgatttatataggttaaatatcatattatttagAGTAATGTCATTAAATCTAGATTTTCATTGTCATGTTTCCCATTGAATGCATATATCGTTTTATTTTGGGCTAGTATttgtaaaaaacaaaataatctaCTATTGAGATTACCATATGCATcgtgattaaaattttaatccaAAATGTCTGTTAGACTTTGTTcttatttgttttagttatcATTGAATAAGTGTATTAAAAACTACAACTTCAGAATGTtaaatttttatacatattaattttttaaaaaaaatatttcatcacaaACCCATTTATTATAGTAAACATATTTAATTTCCAAGTGTTAGAAGGAAAAAattgggaaacttacataaatataaaataaaattgtctttttggTTTTACTTATCCATTTTGGATAACTTGCACATCacttaaataaaagaaattgaataATGTACctgttttaatataatatttatattaataaaggAGTAGTATTTAGTGTTAgattgtaaaaataattacaaatatagATGATctacttcaaaaaaatattattttttaatatattaaagataataaataaaaatgaacgaaaaaaatattattattatctaaaGTGGCAGGAGCAATGAGGCCCACGGATCTGAGTATGTTAAGCAATTCGACCCATTTGTGGTTTGCCCAGTTTTGATGTGGACGAGACAATGGGTTTGTTTGTACGgtttacataatataaaattagaatatatttcaataaatttttgTCTTAAACAAACTTAATTAATACATTATGTTTATCTCAATTTATAATGCCTTAGtgttaaataagttaaaatttgatatatatacattaatatgaGTCAACACTATTATATGTTAGGGCTAAGATTTTAATGataactaaattaataatatagaaaaattcaGGCAAAACATTGCTATAAAGATCATGGAAGAAACCTAAAATGATACACCGAAACATAACGTTAAgtgtctaaaatgaataaaatttatttgaggtGTGTAAGTGAAAGTTAGTATCAACTTTAGGGGCATCGATGAGTTAGGCCAGTAATGGATATATTAAACCTAGCTATTTTATGTTTACTTCTTCGTATTTTGAATCCTTAATAAAAAGTTTGATTCCATCACTTGACAGTAGAGATGAAAAGCAAAAACGAAAAGTGAAATGGTCACTAGCTAGTCAAGAAAACATCTAACTTCAGATTAAACATTGAAACTTTGGTTCGTGCCTAAAAAGTACGTATAAACTTAACCATtttacttaatataatatatagtctAATATCTCCATTGTTGTAAgaacaaatcaaataaaagtaCCTAGGAATTAAAGTCTAAAAGAGTAGCATGTCCTAATTGGTACTGTATATGCATAGTGGAGCATAGCCTACTATAATTCATTATTTCAATGAAAACATGAGAGCCTGTTTGacctatagttttttttaaccaaaatatGAACAGGATGAATTTAAGGATGTTCCTTTGAAGGATATTATATATTCATGAATCATCATTACTAGTTTTACTACTAAGTTACAGACTACTACTACAAGATTTTGTGACAGACAAGTATATTCATGAAAATCCTTAATTGTGTTCTTTGCCTATATAAATTAGTAGTCTAATTAAACCTACATATTCTCCTATATATCTACGCATTCTTGCATTAGAATAATTTAGTCAGactatctttttctttctttatcatGATCGTGGTGTTCATATCAATTTTTGTGTAGCTCAATTAATATTTAACGAGATATCTGTCACCAATAACAGGTACTGTGCAACTCCATTGGCCATGGTTAGGACGAATGAGAAGAATCATCAATTGACTTTTTGTATTTGCTGCTTAGTTTTGAACCTGCGACTTAGTCGGACTATCTTTTAGTTACTACTCTCTCCAttccattttatgtgacacttgTCGGATTTCAAGTTTTAAACAAATTTATCTTTGGctgtaaattttttatatatcttttaaattatcaattattgcgatttatagtactttttatgtagtttataaatatataaatttcatttcaaaaagtttGAAGATTACATACGCAAATTCGCGgtcaaatttgaattgtttGACTATTGAAAAacgaaaagtgtcacataaattggaacaaagggagtaatatttttgtatgatCGTGGTAACCGAGCTAGCTTTCAAGCACACCCGACTAATTTTACGGAATACCTGATGCCACCTCCCACCAACAATAGGTACACGTAACTCTGTCCAGCATGGTTAGGACAAATGAAAAgaattctctaattttttttttgtatcctCTTAGCTTTGAACCTAAGACTTAGTCAGACGAtcttttaattaatgttttcttATGATCATGGTATATGGATCAACTTTCAAGAACATCGACTAATTTTATACGATATTTGCCATCTCTCACCAGCAGTATGAACTAGATAACTTTGTCCATCAATATTAGGACATATAAAAAGAATCATCTAGTATCTTTTGTCAATTTAGACGGAAGACTAATTAGACTATTTTTGAATCAATCGTTTCTCAAGTGGCGTTTAGAAGGGGAAAAAAACGGTGTGAACAATTTGGAGAATATGTCGTCAATTTGCAGGATTTGGTTGGATTTACTTGTCGACTAAAATAGTTCAATTTGATAGAGACCACACAAAGATACATGAATATATCACAGACAAACACAACCACTACCACGTTTAATTTGATTCATTTGCTCTCGATATATTAATTTACGTGACgatatttgatttgatataaaatttataaatctatAAAATCAAGCATGTAATGATGCTATCGTGAGACGACAATAGCCGATATTGCGGACttaatatgcatgaaaaaaagtgaaaaaacaaaattttaacaaCTTTATTAATTTGGAGCCTAAGGCACTTGTAAGGTGCAGGTTTTGTTGAACTAAAACTCACCAAAAGTATATCTACAATTTGCATGTgacttccttttcttttcagcTTTATTTCGGAGCGAAGATATAAACTTCGAATCTTAAATCTAAATTCTATTTTATAGTGTGaagatattatatttatttaatcagttatACAAGCTAACATAATAACACTAAACGCACGATTCATGGCATAGACATGAAAAAACTATTTAAGGCCTCGTAATATTGATTGACCTAAgcataaaaatttcattagcataaaaactattttaatagtttggacatgcgatatgaaatttcatcgcatgtccaaacaaaacttcaatttcattgcATGATTTCTTGTCATGATACCATATCATGATTCCGTATCATAATACCATATCGCATGAACAAATTGGCCCtaagaatgttttaaaattaaaattttcttacaaaaagtaatttgtaacctatatatttcatatacattttttttttgacatattcAACTAACCACGCCAAAGTAATTTGTAAcctatatatttcatatactttttttttttttgacatattcAACTAACCACGCCAAAGTAATTTGTAAcctatatatttaatatatattctcAAAACAAATTCTTCCAATCCTTTATTCAACTCAACATTCTCCTGCAAAGATCAATTCGTCAATTTTGTTCAAGATCCATTATTGTATAATGGCTgtatcataaataatttttagcggcaattaattgatgataataacttaattttcactaaatatgtatatttaatgaaaataattaacattCATGGTAAATGTCCCTAAAATCTATAACAATATTATATCCAATGTCATTTAACTAACTCTATCAAAAATCTttacactctttattaatatttatatttatgattaataAATCGCCTTTTCACTGATATTTCACCACTCCTAATAAATCATCCTAGGATAATCTGAAAAATAGTAGCGGGAAGTGGAACATTTTCTTTATAGGTTAAAAGAGAGAGTTTCATACCCTACTAAATAACTTTGACAAGTATAAAAAGTTTGTCGAGTATGTATATATANNNNNNNNNNNNNNNNNNNNNNNNNNNNNNNNNNNNNNNNNNNNNNNNNNNNNNNNNNNNNNNNNNNNNNNNNNNNNNNNNNNNNNNNNNNNNNNNNNNNNNNNNNNNNNNNNNNNNNNNNNNNNNNNNNNNNNNNNNNNNNNNNNNNNNNNNNNNNNNNNNNNNNNNNNNNNNNNNNNNNNNNNNNNNNNNNNNNNNNNNNNNNNNNNNNNNNNNNNNNNNNNNNNNNNNNNNNNNNNNNNNNNNNNNNNNNNNNNNNNNNNNNNNNNNNNNNNNNNNNNNNNNNNNNNNNNNNNNNNNNNNNNNNNNNNNNNNNNNNNNNNNNNNNNNNNNNNNNNNNNNNNNNNNNNNNNNNNNNNNNNNNNNNNNNNNNNNNNNNNNNNNNNNNNNNNNNNNNNNNNNNNNNNNNNNNNNNNNNNNNNNNNNNNNNNNNNNNNNNNNNNNNNNNNNNNNNNNNNNNNNNNNNNNNNNNNNNNNNNNNNNNNNNNNNNNNNNNNNNNNNNNNNNNNNNNNNNNNNNNNNNNNNNNNNNNNNNNNNNNNNNNNNNNNNNNNNNNNNNNNNNNNNNNNNNNNNNNNNNNNNNNNNNNNNNNNNNNNNNNNNNNNNNNNNNNNNNNNNNNNNNNNNNNNNNNNNNNNNNNNNNNNNNNNNNNNNNNNNNNNNNNNNNNNNNNNNNNNNNNNNNNNNNNNNNNNNNNNNNNNNNNNNNNNNNNNNNNNNNNNNNNNNNNNNNNNNNNNNNNNNNNNNNNNNNNNNNNNNNNNNNNNNNNNNNNNNNNNNNNNNNNNNNNNNNNNNNNNNNNNNNNNNNNNNNNNNNNNNNNNNNNNNNNNNNNNNNNNNNNNNNNNNNNNNNNNNNNNNNNNNNNNNNNNNNNNNNNNNNNNNNNNNNNNtatatatatatatatatatatatatatatatatatatatatatatatatatatatatcccctatattttaatcattttagcTATACATACtagtaatataataaatttatatagttgatTTACCTATCTTTTgctattattttcatttttatatgattagggatcgtttggtagagtgtattagaGAAAATAACACTTGCATTAGCTTGATATTAGTAATTACTTGTTTGGTACACTTTTCTAACCTATGCATAACTAATGtttgtattagtaatacactgTATTGTGTAGTATATTACTAATACTATCGATTTCAATGCATTAGTAATGAAATAGATTCTAATGCATGCACTAACATTATTGAAGACAATTgcctttaaaaactttttttacaTTCCTTCAACTATATTTATGAAGGCtatttttataaacaatttttttttatttaatacatcaaattaaacattgcataaaaaattttttatcataactAACATAAGTATTATTAATACAACATTACTAACATACCgtattttatattattcttatattCTTTATAGAACGAAACCTCTAGcatacataatttaaattcttGGGAGAAATCAGCTATCCAATAGCTCTTAGAAGACATAAGGAATCACCCTTGTCTGCCAATTTCATCAAATCCCTCAGTGAAGTGACAGCACTAGCACCAATCATATTAATAGATGCTTATATAATTCACcattaagaaatttaatgacaatataaaataatagatgTATAATTTGcccaaaaaaaacattaattatgAGCTTTCATTATTGTTTGAGCTCCGTCAATCTATCTTATTCggtattcaaaatttatattaaaactctaattaaatttgaatcgtGTCAATTTAAAAATGACTCTCCCAATAAAAAGTTTTCTATATTCAAGACTTAAATCTG
The nucleotide sequence above comes from Solanum pennellii chromosome 9, SPENNV200. Encoded proteins:
- the LOC107030597 gene encoding NAC domain-containing protein 21/22-like isoform X2, whose protein sequence is MGLRDIGATLPPGFRFYPSDEELVCHYLFKKIANEDVLKEVAKLNSSEWYFFSFRDRKYATGFRTNRATISGYWKATGKDRTVVDPKTRSIVGMRKTLVFYMNRAPNGIKTGWIMHEFRLENPHIPPKEDWVLCRVFYKAKVENNNNNNNNNTFSNTQNMYEVGVNTSPNIDQSHIALPYAAISQSQKLFDLLEPNNNQSSYLQLMSQEMKEPQSNDEMVENDEYGFLLDMNFEDPNIQDGSRSAFEHWGHVI
- the LOC107030597 gene encoding NAC domain-containing protein 21/22-like isoform X1, producing the protein MGLRDIGATLPPGFRFYPSDEELVCHYLFKKIANEDVLKGTLIEIDLHTCEPWQLPEVAKLNSSEWYFFSFRDRKYATGFRTNRATISGYWKATGKDRTVVDPKTRSIVGMRKTLVFYMNRAPNGIKTGWIMHEFRLENPHIPPKEDWVLCRVFYKAKVENNNNNNNNNTFSNTQNMYEVGVNTSPNIDQSHIALPYAAISQSQKLFDLLEPNNNQSSYLQLMSQEMKEPQSNDEMVENDEYGFLLDMNFEDPNIQDGSRSAFEHWGHVI